The proteins below come from a single Nostoc sp. KVJ3 genomic window:
- a CDS encoding quercetin 2,3-dioxygenase: MVSSTNPVVSPAGEGLVYSVVGDTYTFKAVSEDTGGAYSTFEFFIPPQHGSPPHIHHREDETFYILEGELLFQVGDQNIVLSAGSFVHAPKGIPHSFKNVGTTPARTFTTAIPAGLENFFEEVGYLVKDKDTPVPIPLEEQIRKMREVGPKYGVEIL, translated from the coding sequence TTGGTAAGCAGTACTAACCCAGTAGTGTCACCAGCAGGTGAAGGTCTTGTTTACTCGGTTGTGGGAGACACATATACTTTTAAAGCAGTTAGTGAAGATACTGGCGGAGCTTATTCAACATTTGAGTTTTTCATTCCACCCCAACATGGATCTCCACCTCACATTCATCATCGGGAAGATGAAACTTTCTATATTCTGGAAGGGGAATTATTATTCCAGGTTGGAGATCAAAATATAGTTTTGTCAGCTGGTAGCTTTGTTCATGCACCTAAAGGCATTCCTCATTCCTTTAAAAATGTAGGTACGACACCGGCAAGAACTTTCACAACAGCTATTCCTGCGGGGCTGGAAAACTTTTTTGAGGAAGTAGGCTATCTCGTGAAAGACAAAGATACGCCCGTACCTATACCTCTCGAAGAGCAAATTAGAAAGATGCGTGAAGTAGGCCCTAAATATGGCGTGGAAATCCTCTAG
- a CDS encoding alpha/beta fold hydrolase — protein MTSYLADIKTTLEEKFTHQYAFVNGIRLHYVIGGKGDPIVLLHGWPHTWYQWHKVMPALAEHYTVIAVDIRGFGDSSKPAVGYDSRTEAEDIYQLVHSLGFERVFLVGSDWGAPVNYAYASAHPEDVRRFVNLDATLPGFGWEDLAGYSSETSRQGGGIWHFNFNAVPDLPEALIAGRERIFISYFFNKFSYNPSGISEAEIDEYVRWYSAPGAVRSSLGLYRAIYESVQQNKENAKTKLKMPVLALGASHGLGDRPIKAMQSVAEDVRGTVIEGCGHFIPEERPEFLVEQLLQFFGEDYKS, from the coding sequence ATGACAAGTTATTTAGCAGATATCAAAACGACTCTCGAAGAAAAATTTACCCATCAATATGCTTTTGTTAACGGCATACGTCTGCACTACGTAATAGGTGGCAAAGGCGATCCTATAGTTCTGTTACATGGTTGGCCGCATACTTGGTATCAATGGCACAAAGTTATGCCAGCCTTAGCCGAACATTATACAGTGATTGCAGTTGACATCCGTGGTTTTGGTGACTCTTCTAAGCCGGCTGTTGGCTACGATAGCCGTACCGAAGCTGAAGATATTTACCAATTAGTTCATTCTCTCGGTTTTGAGCGGGTTTTCTTGGTTGGGTCTGATTGGGGTGCGCCAGTAAACTACGCCTACGCGTCTGCTCATCCAGAAGATGTACGTAGATTTGTGAATCTTGATGCAACGCTTCCGGGATTCGGTTGGGAAGACTTAGCTGGATATTCTTCAGAAACCTCTCGACAAGGTGGCGGAATTTGGCATTTTAACTTTAATGCTGTACCCGATTTGCCAGAGGCACTGATTGCAGGTAGAGAACGGATATTCATTTCTTACTTTTTCAATAAGTTTTCTTATAACCCGTCTGGCATCTCTGAGGCTGAGATCGACGAGTATGTTCGTTGGTATTCTGCACCAGGAGCAGTACGCAGTTCTCTGGGACTTTACCGCGCTATTTATGAGTCAGTGCAACAAAATAAAGAAAATGCCAAGACGAAACTTAAAATGCCTGTACTCGCTCTAGGAGCCTCTCATGGTTTAGGCGATCGCCCAATTAAGGCGATGCAGTCTGTAGCCGAGGATGTTCGCGGTACAGTCATTGAAGGCTGCGGACATTTTATTCCTGAAGAACGTCCAGAGTTCCTGGTTGAACAGCTACTCCAGTTCTTTGGCGAAGATTACAAATCTTAA
- a CDS encoding SDR family NAD(P)-dependent oxidoreductase — MDLHLRNKRVLVTGSSSGIGAAIAKALAKEGAIVVIHGRKQEQANKVAQEISNDGGQAFVAIGDLGTNEGANQVAEKILSTLDGVDILVNNAGSYEDRNWITSKPEEWAEVYNANVISMVRVIQLLLPRMKQLGWGRIIQIASGLATQPNASLPDYQATKAATLNLTVSLAKDLFQTGITVNSVSPGLIATEGAKNIFHQIALHKGWGKEWPEIEKHAMEEYWPNPTGRLGRPEEIANMIAYLASPLADYINGANIRVDGGGVAAIN, encoded by the coding sequence ATGGATTTACATTTACGTAATAAGCGAGTTCTTGTTACTGGTAGCAGTAGTGGGATTGGTGCTGCGATCGCAAAGGCTTTAGCAAAAGAAGGTGCGATCGTTGTCATCCACGGACGAAAACAAGAGCAAGCCAATAAAGTGGCTCAAGAGATTAGCAACGATGGCGGACAAGCTTTTGTTGCTATTGGAGATTTGGGAACCAATGAAGGTGCAAATCAAGTTGCGGAAAAAATACTATCAACTCTTGATGGTGTTGATATATTGGTCAATAATGCTGGCTCATACGAAGATCGCAACTGGATTACTAGCAAACCAGAGGAATGGGCAGAAGTCTATAACGCTAATGTGATTTCTATGGTGCGCGTAATTCAGCTTCTTTTACCCCGAATGAAGCAGCTAGGTTGGGGACGGATTATCCAGATTGCTAGCGGATTAGCCACTCAGCCTAATGCATCTTTGCCTGACTATCAAGCGACAAAAGCCGCAACTTTAAATCTAACTGTGAGTCTTGCAAAGGACTTATTTCAAACAGGGATTACAGTCAATTCAGTGAGTCCTGGCCTGATTGCAACTGAAGGAGCAAAGAATATTTTTCATCAAATTGCTCTTCATAAAGGATGGGGTAAAGAGTGGCCAGAGATTGAAAAGCACGCTATGGAAGAGTATTGGCCTAATCCAACTGGTCGTCTGGGACGACCAGAGGAAATAGCAAATATGATTGCATACTTGGCAAGTCCCCTTGCAGATTACATTAACGGCGCAAATATTCGGGTTGATGGTGGAGGTGTAGCAGCAATCAACTAA
- a CDS encoding nuclear transport factor 2 family protein, with translation MSNLVAKSTKTQILKDLFEALESGTVTPIQSSEKYVNFLTESAKFRFGNFDALVGHKAIKDSLVNFCQQVKSIYHDIKREWEIGDVVFLDMEVTYYRLDGVSVTLPVMDFFQFKGDLIEELQIFMDINPVFT, from the coding sequence ATGTCTAACTTAGTAGCAAAATCAACCAAAACTCAAATCCTTAAAGACCTATTTGAAGCACTTGAATCCGGTACAGTGACTCCCATCCAATCATCAGAAAAATATGTTAATTTTCTCACGGAAAGCGCCAAATTTAGATTTGGTAACTTTGATGCTTTAGTTGGGCATAAAGCTATCAAAGACTCTCTAGTTAATTTTTGCCAACAGGTAAAAAGTATATATCACGACATCAAGCGAGAGTGGGAAATTGGAGACGTGGTGTTCTTGGATATGGAAGTTACTTACTACCGCCTTGATGGTGTTAGTGTGACACTTCCTGTAATGGATTTCTTTCAATTTAAAGGTGATTTAATTGAAGAACTACAAATTTTTATGGATATCAATCCAGTATTTACCTAA
- a CDS encoding NADPH-dependent F420 reductase yields MNIGIIGSGNMGTALGRIWSNNGHKVLFSYSRDLNNLRVLIQSIAPNASVGTPAEAAQFGEVIFLAVPWVALEDALSAAGSLDGKVLITCVSPLKPDFEGLTTGLQASSEISAAERIAQLAPKARVVEAFNLTFAEILQSESRQFGSEQASIFYCGDDQEAKQLTAELIKESGYEAIDVGPLAIARSLESLATIWVQMAVVSGLFPKVGLKVLRS; encoded by the coding sequence ATGAATATTGGAATTATCGGTTCGGGAAATATGGGCACTGCTTTAGGAAGAATCTGGAGCAACAATGGTCACAAAGTACTATTCAGCTATTCGCGTGACCTAAACAATCTCCGTGTTCTGATCCAGTCTATTGCTCCAAATGCTTCAGTCGGTACACCTGCCGAAGCAGCCCAGTTCGGTGAAGTAATTTTTCTTGCAGTGCCCTGGGTAGCATTAGAAGATGCACTCAGCGCTGCGGGTTCACTTGATGGCAAAGTACTGATCACATGTGTTAGTCCTTTGAAGCCGGACTTTGAGGGACTGACGACAGGTTTACAAGCATCCTCGGAAATTTCTGCTGCGGAAAGAATTGCTCAGTTAGCCCCAAAAGCCAGAGTAGTAGAAGCGTTCAACTTGACATTTGCAGAGATTTTGCAATCTGAATCGCGACAGTTCGGTTCTGAGCAAGCGAGTATTTTCTATTGTGGTGACGATCAAGAGGCTAAACAGTTGACCGCAGAACTAATTAAGGAGAGCGGTTACGAGGCTATTGATGTCGGGCCACTCGCGATCGCACGTTCTTTAGAGTCTTTGGCAACTATCTGGGTGCAGATGGCTGTTGTGTCAGGCTTGTTTCCAAAGGTTGGGTTAAAGGTGTTACGCTCTTAA
- a CDS encoding ScyD/ScyE family protein, protein MIKNRYINLKRIKKCSIDIIGLAKKLAVSNFWLIFLISLSLAVVVPALLFGVLIPTVNAQESSVSTNSRIRMSVVARNLNNPRGLAFRSDGALYITEAGINGQGTQIPGPAPGVILDFGLNGSVTRVYEGVQERIITNLPSTTVDPKGTQLTPSINGSSQTFGAADIAFDRKGDAYIIIGYATNPIYRGNLGYDGANLASLLKINLTPKGKVVSIKKIADFADYESAKNPAHDDLVSDPYSFLIKGNDSLVVDGGANDLLRVNKQGDISTEAIFNARYFPNAQFPVQSVPTAIAIGSDGAYYIGEFSGFPFLEGVARIFRLVPGQAPQVYADGFTQIIDIAPAPDGGLYVLEYASHSLLSGDGSGALIHLSPSGQRTTLVSDGLVLPTAMTIGPDGAIYVSNYGSYVGVGQVVRIKIAS, encoded by the coding sequence ATGATCAAAAACCGCTATATCAACTTAAAAAGAATCAAAAAATGTTCAATTGATATCATTGGGCTAGCGAAAAAACTAGCAGTTAGTAACTTCTGGTTGATATTTTTAATATCGCTGAGTTTAGCAGTTGTAGTACCTGCGCTGCTTTTTGGAGTGCTAATACCAACAGTCAATGCACAGGAAAGTTCCGTGTCTACTAACTCACGAATTAGGATGAGCGTAGTCGCAAGAAACCTTAATAATCCACGTGGACTTGCCTTCAGATCTGATGGCGCACTTTACATTACAGAAGCAGGTATAAATGGGCAAGGAACACAAATTCCTGGGCCAGCGCCGGGTGTGATTTTAGATTTCGGCTTGAATGGCTCAGTGACTCGCGTTTATGAAGGAGTACAAGAACGGATCATCACTAATTTGCCATCCACCACAGTAGATCCGAAAGGTACGCAGTTAACCCCATCTATTAATGGCAGTAGCCAAACTTTCGGTGCTGCTGATATAGCATTTGACCGAAAGGGAGATGCTTATATCATCATTGGTTACGCTACTAATCCAATTTACAGAGGCAATCTAGGTTATGATGGGGCAAATTTAGCGTCACTTCTCAAGATAAATTTAACCCCTAAGGGGAAAGTCGTATCGATCAAAAAAATCGCCGATTTTGCAGACTATGAATCAGCAAAAAATCCAGCTCATGACGATCTTGTTAGCGATCCCTATTCTTTTTTAATTAAAGGTAACGATAGTTTGGTTGTTGATGGAGGTGCTAACGATCTTCTCCGAGTCAATAAACAGGGGGATATCTCAACAGAGGCTATTTTCAATGCGCGTTACTTTCCAAACGCACAATTTCCTGTGCAATCAGTACCTACAGCGATCGCAATTGGTTCAGATGGAGCCTACTACATAGGCGAATTTTCTGGATTTCCTTTCTTAGAAGGTGTTGCGCGTATCTTCCGCTTAGTGCCAGGTCAAGCGCCACAAGTCTATGCAGATGGTTTCACTCAAATTATAGATATCGCTCCCGCCCCTGACGGTGGTCTATATGTTCTTGAATATGCCTCCCACTCTCTGTTATCAGGTGACGGTTCTGGGGCACTAATCCATCTGTCACCTTCTGGACAACGTACAACTTTGGTTAGTGATGGACTGGTTCTACCAACTGCTATGACAATTGGACCAGATGGAGCTATCTATGTTTCAAACTACGGCTCATATGTTGGAGTTGGACAAGTAGTTCGGATTAAGATTGCGAGTTAA
- a CDS encoding EthD domain-containing protein, translating to MIATIRKFDYAIRDQKGQLSFYVLLWKRKGISLDLFDDYWRDVHGPVCARLPSQHQYWQFHLAQNDGGLWPTINGIEYTCSDEDQFNGIAELTFETVAERDIWFKSAAILMDDEHNVFSKAIGYNTSFGNSQTYLDRIPVGDPNGKLGIIKFHVMVKKSDAVSVEAFRQYLTDSFAPAVIQSNSVLKFRLHLFEQVDNSRPDAAGVSHYESPEKQYQAAFEIAFANPLEMETFFASKEYAIATKDQARYVQRLLPFPERTAYTFVYDGKMTLAGQRSSTVAELIANIGATNQLKEDVVSLMLEQKLISNSNGHSNGSQNTASTLTNKRTNYYTDLSADYSRPGLVTSYVAKKLIEDAEKIVAMKERTLPQISSSYTLEQIEKENKEWWPTHCEALRQGRGDILTGEYRDDLVYFCQDGPYQGVEQQKEREQHWWALIAQPGVTMCWPIVMFHGEVTFFEWKCVDDETNETLAKGNVTWIRRGHRGGCYLKTEQLTFYRDVFAPSGLLKLIATA from the coding sequence ATGATAGCAACAATTAGAAAATTTGATTATGCAATTCGCGATCAAAAAGGTCAATTATCCTTCTATGTTCTTTTGTGGAAACGGAAAGGAATTTCTCTAGACCTTTTTGATGACTACTGGAGAGACGTTCATGGCCCAGTTTGTGCTAGGCTACCAAGTCAGCACCAATACTGGCAGTTTCATCTGGCTCAAAATGACGGTGGTCTATGGCCAACTATTAATGGTATTGAGTACACCTGTTCAGACGAAGATCAATTTAATGGTATTGCCGAATTAACCTTTGAGACAGTAGCTGAACGGGATATCTGGTTTAAATCTGCTGCAATCCTTATGGATGACGAGCATAACGTATTCAGCAAAGCAATTGGCTACAACACGAGTTTTGGTAATTCTCAAACCTATCTCGATCGCATCCCCGTAGGAGATCCCAACGGCAAACTAGGTATAATTAAGTTTCACGTCATGGTAAAGAAGTCTGATGCCGTGAGTGTAGAAGCTTTTCGCCAATATCTGACAGATAGTTTTGCGCCAGCCGTTATTCAAAGCAATTCTGTCCTCAAGTTTCGATTGCATTTGTTTGAGCAAGTAGATAATTCTCGCCCTGATGCTGCTGGGGTTTCTCATTATGAATCGCCAGAAAAACAGTATCAAGCTGCCTTTGAAATTGCTTTTGCTAATCCTCTAGAAATGGAAACATTTTTTGCTTCTAAAGAATACGCTATTGCTACCAAAGACCAAGCTCGATACGTACAGAGACTTTTACCATTTCCCGAACGAACTGCTTATACCTTCGTTTATGACGGCAAAATGACACTAGCAGGTCAGCGGAGTTCTACAGTAGCAGAACTAATTGCAAACATTGGCGCAACGAATCAACTCAAGGAGGACGTAGTTAGTCTTATGTTGGAACAGAAACTTATCTCTAACTCAAATGGTCACTCGAACGGCTCGCAAAACACTGCTAGCACATTGACTAACAAACGAACTAACTACTACACAGATTTATCAGCAGATTATTCTCGACCAGGACTTGTGACTTCTTATGTAGCGAAAAAACTCATAGAGGATGCTGAGAAGATTGTGGCAATGAAAGAAAGAACTTTGCCACAAATTAGTTCTAGTTATACTTTAGAACAAATTGAAAAAGAGAATAAAGAATGGTGGCCTACCCATTGTGAGGCATTGAGACAGGGAAGAGGCGATATATTAACTGGTGAATATCGAGATGATTTAGTTTATTTCTGCCAGGATGGCCCCTATCAAGGTGTGGAACAACAAAAAGAACGGGAACAACATTGGTGGGCATTAATTGCTCAACCAGGTGTCACAATGTGCTGGCCAATCGTCATGTTTCATGGTGAAGTTACCTTCTTTGAATGGAAGTGTGTAGATGACGAAACCAACGAAACACTCGCCAAGGGAAATGTTACTTGGATTCGACGTGGACATAGAGGTGGATGTTATCTCAAAACAGAACAGCTAACCTTTTACCGAGATGTTTTTGCTCCAAGTGGGCTACTAAAATTGATCGCAACTGCTTAA
- a CDS encoding CDGSH iron-sulfur domain-containing protein, protein MSETILVNQQPNEPIIVAKKPIVMEVEPGTYYWCSCGHSSNQPFCNGAHKGTGFKPIAFEITEKKRVALCQCKYTKQAPFCDGYHNNL, encoded by the coding sequence ATGAGTGAAACAATATTAGTCAATCAACAACCAAATGAACCTATCATAGTTGCCAAAAAGCCAATAGTAATGGAAGTGGAACCTGGCACATATTACTGGTGTAGCTGCGGTCACTCCAGCAATCAACCTTTCTGCAATGGCGCTCATAAAGGGACTGGGTTTAAACCAATTGCATTTGAGATTACTGAGAAGAAGCGCGTTGCTCTTTGTCAGTGCAAATACACTAAACAGGCTCCATTTTGTGATGGTTATCACAACAATCTCTAA
- a CDS encoding multicopper oxidase family protein yields the protein MYTPKKKAAIFTRRQFIFASAGSGAGLLATAMFKANRINANSQVDITKFTESLPTPFAGSPPSTLMIAKNSHSFHRNLGASPTLSYGGLSILGPTIEVTRGTPLSINVVNNIVGNHPFLGAVDTGLHGTLESDKNSPRVSLHLHGSNTEAKSDGYPMDTFRPGQNYLYNFNNNQEAATLWYHDHAMGITGLNVLAGLAGFYLIRDVDDPVGGHGPLGLPSGAPYEVPLVIQDRSFNTDGSMSHPNQPPWLVEYVVGIATVNGKAWPNLNVDRTLYRFRIINGSSARTYNLKLSSKQPIIQIGTDQGMLNAPVYLSHLLLSPGERADVLIDFSGSLPGDKIVLENDAISPYPNGRANLIIFNPELPEIMQFTVNATAAASKPIPKMLRLHKPQIKPIAVKPIRQRFLTLVEITGPTGPIVLLLNNVYWDETFKNPELMERPKVDTVEQWNIINLQPVAHPMHLHLVPFQILNRQKINPAKYLKAYLATGPRTVIIEHAMGGPTVPTGYPPPDPTPFAIGPARPPAPNEAGWKDTVLANPYEVTRLIVPFGARAAENLPFSNSFIGTYVWHCHMLGHEDNEMMLPYEITA from the coding sequence ATGTATACACCCAAAAAAAAGGCAGCAATCTTCACAAGAAGGCAGTTCATCTTTGCAAGTGCGGGTAGTGGAGCCGGATTGCTTGCTACAGCCATGTTTAAAGCAAATAGAATTAATGCAAACTCACAGGTGGATATAACGAAGTTTACTGAGTCTCTACCCACCCCATTTGCAGGTTCGCCACCCAGCACTTTGATGATTGCCAAGAATTCGCATTCGTTCCACCGCAACTTAGGGGCAAGCCCAACGTTGAGTTATGGTGGTTTATCAATTCTGGGGCCAACTATCGAAGTTACAAGGGGCACACCTCTAAGTATCAATGTAGTCAACAATATCGTTGGCAACCATCCCTTCTTGGGAGCAGTTGATACAGGGTTGCATGGTACTTTAGAATCTGATAAGAATAGCCCACGGGTATCGTTGCATTTGCATGGTAGCAACACCGAAGCTAAAAGTGACGGCTACCCAATGGATACCTTTAGACCAGGGCAGAATTACTTATACAACTTCAACAACAATCAGGAAGCAGCCACTTTGTGGTATCACGACCATGCGATGGGAATTACTGGTTTAAATGTGTTGGCCGGACTCGCAGGGTTTTACCTAATCAGGGATGTAGACGATCCTGTGGGTGGTCATGGGCCACTCGGTCTGCCATCTGGGGCTCCCTATGAAGTGCCCCTAGTAATACAAGACCGTTCTTTCAATACCGATGGCTCGATGTCTCACCCCAATCAGCCACCCTGGTTAGTAGAATATGTTGTTGGCATTGCAACTGTAAACGGTAAGGCGTGGCCGAACCTCAATGTAGACCGCACCTTGTACCGATTCCGAATTATCAATGGTTCAAGCGCCCGGACTTACAACCTGAAACTGTCGTCGAAACAGCCAATTATTCAAATTGGCACTGACCAGGGGATGCTCAACGCCCCGGTGTATTTGTCTCATTTATTGCTTTCTCCTGGCGAGCGGGCTGACGTGCTGATCGATTTCTCCGGTAGTTTGCCAGGAGATAAGATTGTTTTGGAAAATGACGCGATTTCTCCATATCCCAATGGTAGGGCTAACTTAATCATATTTAATCCCGAACTGCCTGAAATCATGCAATTCACAGTCAATGCGACTGCTGCCGCCTCCAAGCCAATTCCCAAGATGCTGCGACTGCATAAACCACAGATCAAACCGATAGCTGTTAAACCGATACGGCAACGGTTTCTGACACTCGTGGAGATAACTGGGCCAACTGGCCCGATTGTGCTACTACTTAACAACGTCTATTGGGATGAGACATTCAAAAACCCCGAATTGATGGAGCGGCCAAAAGTTGACACCGTGGAACAGTGGAACATTATCAATCTTCAGCCCGTCGCCCACCCGATGCACTTGCATCTGGTTCCGTTCCAGATTCTCAACCGACAAAAGATTAATCCGGCCAAGTATTTAAAGGCATACCTAGCTACAGGGCCTCGGACAGTTATTATAGAACATGCAATGGGTGGGCCGACAGTACCAACTGGTTATCCACCACCCGATCCTACTCCCTTTGCGATCGGGCCAGCAAGACCACCAGCCCCAAACGAGGCCGGATGGAAGGATACAGTATTAGCTAATCCTTATGAAGTCACCCGTCTGATTGTTCCATTTGGAGCTAGAGCAGCAGAAAATCTCCCCTTCAGCAATTCGTTTATCGGAACCTACGTCTGGCACTGCCACATGCTTGGACATGAGGACAATGAAATGATGTTGCCCTATGAAATAACAGCATAA
- a CDS encoding ATP-binding protein, whose translation MLEKLRKISVFEHLAENELKCFLNGTELWLKSGDILFHQDDPVDYFYVVFEGAIQLSREIGNQNIVLATYGTGTFFGEVPLLAGTVHLASGQAVRESHMYCLHENDFWQMITICPTIRKIVLGNMAYRMQELQLLSQQHEKLVALGTLSAGLAHELNNPVSAAHRAAGQLQDTIKSLDAVTLKFIEQYLSPTQVKHLLTFRQDAIEYAAYAATQNSGDPLVQIDWEDELVHWLELHDVTDGWKIAPVLVAAGVNNQKLEAISEYLPTNTFTDVLIWLEATLSITGLLKILEQGTTRVSEIVKAIKDYSYMDRASLLKIDVHEGLDNTLTILRYKLRKHNIVVTREYQKSLPCIQAHGSALNQVWTNLIDNAIDALGEQGNIWVRTSQEKDYIIVEIIDNGPGIPLKIQSRIFEPFFTTKEVGSGTGLGLEISYRIVVTQHNGDIRCFSQPGETCFQIRLPISPS comes from the coding sequence ATGCTGGAGAAATTGCGGAAAATATCAGTTTTTGAACACTTGGCTGAAAATGAACTTAAGTGCTTTCTCAATGGGACTGAATTATGGCTGAAGTCAGGAGACATACTGTTTCACCAAGACGATCCTGTAGACTACTTCTATGTGGTATTTGAAGGAGCAATCCAGCTTTCACGAGAAATTGGCAACCAAAATATCGTATTAGCTACATACGGTACTGGTACATTCTTTGGTGAAGTGCCTCTTTTGGCAGGTACTGTTCATCTTGCAAGCGGACAAGCAGTGCGTGAAAGTCACATGTATTGTCTACACGAGAATGATTTTTGGCAAATGATCACCATTTGTCCAACAATTAGAAAAATTGTTCTTGGGAACATGGCTTATCGAATGCAAGAGTTGCAATTGTTATCTCAGCAACACGAAAAGCTCGTAGCATTAGGTACGTTGTCTGCTGGTCTGGCTCATGAACTAAATAATCCAGTATCAGCAGCACATCGGGCTGCTGGTCAGTTGCAGGATACAATCAAGTCCTTAGATGCTGTTACTCTGAAATTTATTGAGCAATATCTCTCACCAACTCAAGTAAAACACCTCTTAACGTTCAGGCAAGATGCGATCGAATATGCTGCATACGCTGCAACGCAAAATTCTGGCGATCCTTTGGTTCAGATTGATTGGGAAGATGAATTAGTGCATTGGTTAGAGTTACATGATGTTACTGATGGCTGGAAAATTGCTCCTGTCCTGGTTGCCGCTGGCGTAAATAATCAAAAGTTAGAGGCAATTAGCGAGTATTTACCAACTAATACCTTTACCGATGTGCTAATTTGGCTCGAAGCAACCCTATCTATAACCGGGCTGTTGAAGATACTAGAACAAGGTACTACTCGTGTTTCAGAAATAGTCAAGGCGATTAAAGACTACTCCTACATGGATCGGGCTTCTTTATTGAAGATAGATGTACATGAGGGTTTAGACAATACCTTGACAATTCTGCGCTACAAGCTGAGAAAGCACAATATTGTGGTGACACGCGAGTATCAAAAAAGTCTTCCCTGCATTCAAGCTCACGGAAGTGCCTTAAATCAAGTCTGGACTAATCTTATAGATAATGCGATCGATGCATTAGGCGAACAAGGTAATATTTGGGTACGGACTTCTCAAGAGAAAGATTATATTATTGTCGAAATTATAGACAACGGGCCAGGAATTCCCCTTAAAATTCAATCTCGAATTTTTGAACCGTTTTTTACAACCAAGGAAGTCGGTTCAGGTACGGGTTTAGGTTTGGAAATTTCCTATCGAATTGTCGTGACTCAGCATAACGGAGACATTCGCTGCTTTTCTCAACCTGGTGAGACATGTTTTCAAATTCGTTTGCCTATCAGTCCTTCCTGA